Proteins encoded together in one uncultured Desulfosarcina sp. window:
- a CDS encoding hydrogenase translates to MLNVLKNRWEQGCRTSRYPKEEVKLLPRYRGRPVIDPKASADVISACAQACPQEAIDPAARTIDMGRCVFCGTCERISKGGFITFTQDFGIAVAEKEHLVTTGSIPDLAAHARGHFKKLFGRSLQLRQVSAAGCNACEADLNVLATPFFDLARFGINFVASPRHADGIVVTGPISRNMKTALLQTYEATPQPRVVIAVGSCTLSGGPFRGSDEITEGLDTLLPVDLFIPGCPPHPMTNLHALLNFFK, encoded by the coding sequence ATGCTAAACGTTCTGAAAAACAGATGGGAACAGGGATGCCGAACCTCGCGCTATCCCAAAGAAGAAGTTAAACTGCTGCCCCGCTACCGGGGACGGCCGGTCATCGATCCGAAAGCCTCGGCGGACGTCATCTCTGCATGCGCCCAGGCCTGCCCCCAGGAAGCCATCGATCCGGCTGCAAGGACCATCGACATGGGGCGCTGCGTCTTTTGCGGCACCTGCGAACGAATTTCCAAGGGCGGGTTCATCACCTTTACCCAGGACTTTGGCATTGCCGTGGCTGAAAAAGAGCACTTGGTCACAACGGGCAGCATTCCCGATCTCGCGGCACACGCCCGCGGGCATTTCAAAAAGCTGTTCGGAAGATCGCTTCAGCTTCGGCAGGTATCGGCAGCCGGCTGCAACGCCTGCGAGGCGGATCTGAACGTGCTGGCCACCCCGTTTTTCGACCTGGCCCGCTTTGGCATCAACTTCGTGGCCTCACCGCGCCACGCCGACGGCATCGTGGTCACCGGCCCGATCTCCCGCAACATGAAAACCGCCCTGCTGCAAACCTACGAGGCAACCCCGCAGCCCCGGGTGGTCATCGCGGTAGGCAGTTGCACGCTGTCCGGCGGACCGTTTCGCGGCAGCGACGAAATTACCGAGGGCCTGGATACCCTGCTTCCCGTAGACCTGTTCATTCCGGGGTGCCCGCCGCATCCGATGACCAATCTGCATGCCTTATTGAATTTCTTTAAGTAG
- a CDS encoding hydrogenase, which translates to MTMTFKPIANGESIPIESIPCLSFDDFSDQAIDIVAGGGKVVHFFAFQVDGKVRLMAVLRTDTLLVAGCDAPEAYSALTARCEPFHMFEREIAEQYGIRPEGHPWLKMVRYHANCRGVEDVFGNDYTEDIPGRYDYYSVSGDEIHEVAVGPVHAGVIEPGHFRFNCIGERVLNLEIQLGYQHRGVENLLQTTAANRLAFIAENTAGDTSVGHSLCHAQAMEALSGIQVDPGAKIIRTIGLELERIANHVGDLGALSGDVAFLPPANYCGRMRGDFLNMSLLLCGNRFGKGLVRPGGVRFPMNDENRRDLTARIGELKPQVQHTIELLFSTSSVRSRFEGCGAVSRSDAEKLGLVGPAGRACGIAYDVRRCFPTEHYDQLDIPENAEPTGDVYARAKVRADEVMQSIEIIESLLTDPVETEVIDVADLHPASDSFVVTLNEAWRGELSHCILTDADGGIMRYKIKDPSFHNWNGLSMSLRDTGISDFPLNNKSYNLSYCGFDL; encoded by the coding sequence ATGACCATGACGTTCAAACCCATTGCCAACGGCGAATCCATACCCATTGAGAGCATCCCCTGCCTGTCCTTCGACGATTTTTCCGATCAGGCGATCGACATTGTGGCCGGCGGTGGCAAAGTGGTTCATTTTTTCGCGTTCCAGGTGGACGGCAAGGTCCGCTTGATGGCCGTCCTTCGCACCGATACCCTGCTTGTGGCCGGTTGCGATGCCCCGGAAGCCTACTCGGCCCTTACCGCCCGGTGCGAACCGTTTCACATGTTCGAACGGGAAATTGCCGAACAGTACGGCATTCGACCCGAAGGCCACCCGTGGCTGAAGATGGTTCGCTACCACGCCAATTGCCGCGGAGTCGAAGACGTTTTCGGCAACGACTACACCGAAGACATCCCCGGCCGCTACGACTACTATTCCGTATCCGGAGACGAGATTCACGAAGTGGCCGTAGGACCGGTCCACGCCGGCGTGATCGAGCCGGGACACTTTCGCTTCAACTGCATCGGCGAGCGGGTGCTGAATCTGGAAATCCAGTTGGGGTATCAGCACCGCGGCGTCGAAAATCTGCTGCAGACTACAGCCGCCAACCGCCTGGCGTTCATTGCCGAAAACACCGCCGGGGACACCTCCGTGGGGCACAGCCTCTGCCATGCCCAGGCCATGGAGGCCCTTTCCGGCATCCAGGTCGATCCCGGCGCGAAAATCATCCGCACCATCGGTCTGGAACTGGAACGCATTGCCAACCACGTGGGCGATCTGGGCGCTTTGAGCGGCGACGTGGCCTTTTTGCCCCCGGCCAACTATTGCGGCCGCATGCGCGGCGATTTTCTCAACATGAGCCTGCTGCTGTGCGGCAACCGTTTCGGCAAGGGCCTGGTGCGTCCCGGCGGCGTACGGTTTCCCATGAATGACGAAAACCGCCGGGACCTGACCGCCCGCATCGGCGAACTCAAGCCCCAGGTCCAGCACACCATCGAGTTGCTCTTTTCCACCTCCAGTGTGCGTTCCCGCTTCGAGGGTTGCGGGGCGGTCAGCCGCAGCGATGCGGAAAAATTGGGGTTGGTGGGACCGGCGGGGCGCGCCTGCGGCATTGCCTACGATGTGCGGCGCTGTTTTCCGACGGAGCACTACGATCAGCTCGACATTCCGGAAAATGCCGAACCTACGGGGGATGTCTATGCGCGGGCCAAGGTCAGGGCCGACGAGGTGATGCAGTCCATCGAAATCATCGAGTCGCTGCTGACCGATCCGGTGGAAACGGAAGTGATCGACGTTGCCGATCTTCATCCGGCGTCCGATTCGTTCGTGGTCACCCTCAACGAGGCCTGGCGCGGGGAACTGTCCCACTGTATTCTCACCGATGCCGACGGCGGGATCATGCGCTACAAGATCAAGGACCCTTCGTTTCACAACTGGAACGGGCTGTCCATGTCCTTGAGGGATACGGGCATTTCGGATTTCCCGCTGAACAACAAGAGCTACAACCTCTCCTATTGCGGGTTCGACCTGTAA
- a CDS encoding proton-conducting transporter membrane subunit, with protein sequence MLEIVFLIPFFTGAAAFFLPAAIGRVLLVLTGAAHLLFSVFVWSGNPAPLLPEYFAVTPEGLLSLLVISLLFFLISIYTISYLKASDIQRETVFIGSMLLFLSTMTMVTLSDHIMVMWIAIEATTLASAPLIYTHRSAASLEATWKYVLICSVGIAMALLGSVLITVAMDVGKVDAPVSFSGLTEVARRLDPMWLKAGFVFILVGYGTKMGLAPMHTWLPDAHSEAPSPASALLSGVLLNCAYLGIFKTSKIMHAAGLSGFSGPILTIFGLISIMAAATFILKQTEYKRMLAYSSIENMGIIAFGTGIGGLGAYGAMICLIHHSLIKSSLFLTSGNILLGFGSRLIAQTGNLAQRMPKTFVAFFGGFAGISGFPPFGIFIGELMIIIGAFRTGNPVYAGLFIFSLCVIFAGFANNVMKISFDTSDAAIQIDESVNLVWPQYALLATSLVLCFWMPDTLYQTIVHAVTPIGGGF encoded by the coding sequence ATGCTCGAGATCGTATTTCTGATACCGTTTTTTACCGGAGCGGCCGCCTTCTTTCTTCCAGCTGCCATCGGGCGGGTTTTGCTGGTGCTCACCGGGGCCGCCCACCTGCTTTTCTCCGTGTTTGTCTGGTCCGGCAATCCGGCGCCCCTGCTTCCCGAATATTTTGCGGTGACGCCCGAAGGCCTGTTGTCCCTGCTGGTAATCTCGCTGCTCTTTTTCCTGATTTCGATCTACACCATCAGCTATCTCAAGGCCTCGGACATCCAGAGGGAAACCGTATTCATCGGCTCTATGCTGCTGTTCTTGTCTACCATGACCATGGTGACCCTGTCTGACCATATCATGGTGATGTGGATCGCCATCGAGGCCACCACCCTGGCCAGCGCGCCCCTGATCTATACTCACCGGTCGGCCGCCTCGCTGGAGGCCACCTGGAAATATGTGCTGATCTGCTCGGTAGGCATTGCCATGGCGCTGTTGGGCTCGGTGCTGATCACCGTGGCCATGGACGTGGGCAAGGTGGACGCACCCGTCTCCTTTTCCGGTTTGACGGAAGTGGCCCGGCGCCTGGATCCCATGTGGCTCAAGGCAGGCTTCGTCTTCATTTTAGTCGGGTACGGCACCAAAATGGGCCTGGCCCCCATGCATACCTGGCTGCCGGACGCCCACAGCGAGGCCCCCAGCCCGGCCTCGGCCCTGCTCTCCGGTGTACTGCTCAACTGCGCCTACCTGGGGATCTTCAAGACCAGCAAGATCATGCATGCCGCCGGCCTGTCCGGTTTTTCGGGACCGATTCTGACCATCTTCGGCCTGATCTCGATCATGGCGGCGGCCACCTTTATTCTCAAGCAGACCGAATACAAGCGCATGCTGGCCTACTCCAGCATCGAAAACATGGGCATCATCGCCTTCGGGACCGGCATCGGCGGGTTGGGAGCCTATGGTGCCATGATCTGCCTGATCCATCACAGCCTGATCAAATCCAGCCTGTTTCTCACCTCCGGCAATATCCTGCTGGGTTTCGGCAGCCGGCTAATCGCCCAAACCGGCAACCTGGCCCAACGCATGCCCAAGACCTTTGTTGCCTTTTTCGGCGGCTTTGCCGGAATTTCCGGATTTCCGCCTTTTGGCATCTTTATCGGCGAACTGATGATCATCATCGGTGCCTTTCGCACCGGCAACCCGGTGTACGCCGGCCTGTTTATCTTCAGCCTGTGCGTGATCTTTGCCGGATTTGCCAACAATGTCATGAAAATTTCTTTCGACACGTCGGATGCCGCCATCCAAATCGACGAATCGGTCAACCTGGTGTGGCCGCAGTATGCCCTGCTGGCCACCTCCCTGGTGCTCTGCTTCTGGATGCCGGATACCCTGTACCAGACCATCGTTCATGCCGTGACGCCCATCGGCGGAGGATTTTAA
- a CDS encoding NADH-quinone oxidoreductase subunit K: MNLPVDTILSLALLSILFSFGSARLPGLIKVLAFQGVVVCIVPLFIDHEMTTGGIVFTIATLVIRGIVIPGCIFLAIKKVAIGREVEPIVGYHASMFAGLLLIVGATFASHRFEVASASVSILLLPTAISLLGAGMFLLMARRNAIAMVLGYIMMENGIYLVGTTFSVRARHIVEFGILLDVLAGVMIMAVILQNIKQTFDDVDTARLRTLKE, encoded by the coding sequence ATGAACCTGCCGGTCGATACGATTTTATCCTTGGCCCTGCTGTCCATCCTCTTTTCCTTCGGCTCGGCCCGATTGCCGGGCCTGATCAAAGTGCTGGCATTCCAGGGCGTGGTGGTCTGCATCGTTCCACTGTTTATCGATCATGAAATGACCACCGGCGGCATTGTCTTTACCATCGCTACCCTGGTTATTCGGGGCATCGTCATTCCCGGCTGCATCTTTCTGGCCATCAAGAAAGTCGCCATTGGCCGGGAGGTGGAGCCCATCGTGGGCTACCATGCCTCCATGTTCGCCGGCCTGCTGCTCATTGTCGGCGCCACCTTTGCCAGCCACCGCTTCGAGGTCGCCTCCGCCAGCGTCAGCATCCTTCTGCTGCCGACGGCCATCTCTCTTCTGGGAGCGGGCATGTTCCTGCTGATGGCCCGCCGCAACGCCATTGCCATGGTCCTGGGCTATATCATGATGGAAAACGGCATCTACCTGGTGGGCACCACTTTTTCGGTGCGGGCCCGGCACATCGTGGAGTTCGGCATTCTGCTGGATGTTCTGGCCGGCGTGATGATCATGGCCGTTATCCTGCAAAACATCAAACAGACATTCGATGACGTGGATACGGCACGATTGCGAACCTTAAAGGAATAG
- a CDS encoding NADH-quinone oxidoreductase subunit H: protein MIESILLWVFALLTAPLFAGVIFKVKAFFGGRKGSPLLINYYTLIKLFKKGSVYSTSTTFIFKMGPLVSLAAAAVALLFLPLAGHAPVISFHGDVIFVLYLLGLARFFTIAAAMDTASPFEGMGAAREAYFPIICEASMFMILILFYRLTGDLNLAAYFSVAQPFGFWQAAGSSMLFVVIAFFIILLTENARVPVDDPATHLELTMIHEVMVLDHSGPDFGLIEMGAFIKMFFYASIVSRLIFPFELGSPILNLAIFSVGVLLVYVAVGVVESIMARYRMDRVPKFVLTSFALAFFATVITLEFLK from the coding sequence ATGATCGAATCCATCCTGTTATGGGTCTTTGCCCTGCTGACGGCGCCCCTGTTTGCCGGCGTCATTTTCAAGGTAAAAGCGTTCTTCGGTGGGCGTAAAGGCTCGCCGCTGCTCATCAACTACTACACACTGATCAAGCTGTTTAAAAAAGGCTCGGTGTACAGCACCAGCACCACCTTCATTTTCAAGATGGGCCCCCTGGTGTCCCTGGCCGCCGCCGCCGTGGCCCTGCTCTTTTTGCCCTTGGCCGGCCATGCCCCGGTGATTTCCTTTCACGGCGATGTCATTTTCGTTCTTTATCTGCTTGGGTTGGCCCGCTTTTTCACCATTGCCGCGGCCATGGATACCGCTTCTCCCTTCGAAGGCATGGGAGCCGCCCGGGAGGCGTACTTTCCCATCATCTGCGAAGCCAGCATGTTCATGATCCTGATTTTGTTTTACCGGCTCACCGGCGATCTGAACCTGGCCGCCTATTTTTCCGTGGCCCAGCCCTTCGGTTTCTGGCAGGCAGCCGGCTCGTCCATGCTTTTCGTGGTCATCGCCTTTTTCATCATTCTTTTGACGGAAAACGCCCGCGTTCCGGTCGACGACCCGGCCACCCATCTGGAGCTGACCATGATTCACGAAGTCATGGTGCTGGATCACAGCGGTCCGGATTTCGGCCTGATCGAAATGGGCGCCTTTATTAAAATGTTCTTTTACGCGTCCATTGTCTCCCGCCTGATTTTTCCCTTCGAATTGGGCAGCCCGATTCTCAATCTGGCCATTTTTTCCGTCGGGGTCCTGCTGGTTTATGTAGCGGTCGGGGTCGTGGAATCGATCATGGCGCGCTACCGCATGGACCGGGTGCCGAAATTCGTGCTTACCTCTTTCGCACTGGCCTTTTTTGCAACCGTTATCACCCTGGAGTTTTTAAAATGA
- a CDS encoding proton-conducting transporter membrane subunit: protein MNLFFLSIWIVGSGGVLALLLSGKFSAMKTVAALVIVAGCCSGMLDALSKLMQEGSVQASFAYLNTLTLEFRIDGLSAFFLLAIFAISMLAALYSFHYMTDDGKPLRTAANYLFFSLLIVSMALVVTAANMITFLLAWEIMSLSSFFLVIHDYQTAENRKAGYLYFVFSHVGVMFIFAAFGIIYSQTGSFGFDAAGLSPALKILAFVFAFIGFGSKAGVFPFHVWLPHAHPAAPSHISAVMSGVMIKTGIYGILRMYMFLDLHAPSVGIMVLVFGMVSGILGVVYALGQHDLKRLLAYHSVENIGIILIGIGIGIIGVGANNPIMAVLGFSGGLLHVLNHAIFKSLLFMGAGVVLHQTGTRTIDALGGLMKNMKITGITFLIGSLAISGLPPLNGFVSEFFIYMGSFRGISAQTAVFVPSLLAIVSLAVIGGLALACFTKVVGVVFQGEPRSPAAKDVTEKGPAMLVPMVLLAGACAVIGIYPGAFMFMVLKAVAALGLDYGRIPLEPFASMSAHITLGATIFLAVLLGLVALRRFFYQGKPVTRSGTWGCGFTRPTTRMQYTGSSYAASILEFFKPAAPLEESHPPVSGLFPKRTHYHSHIHDIVEKSLDPFIVRPVGWLFDRLRWMQHGDIHLYIGYILLAIVVLLFFV, encoded by the coding sequence ATGAATTTATTTTTTCTTTCGATCTGGATCGTTGGCTCCGGCGGGGTTCTCGCACTTTTGCTGTCCGGCAAATTCAGCGCCATGAAAACCGTAGCCGCCCTCGTTATTGTGGCAGGCTGCTGTTCGGGCATGCTCGATGCCCTTTCCAAACTCATGCAGGAAGGATCGGTCCAGGCTTCTTTTGCCTATCTCAATACGCTTACCCTGGAGTTTCGGATCGATGGGCTATCCGCATTTTTCCTGCTGGCCATCTTTGCCATCAGCATGCTGGCCGCCTTGTACAGTTTCCATTACATGACCGATGACGGCAAACCACTGCGTACGGCGGCCAATTATCTTTTTTTCAGTCTGCTGATCGTTTCCATGGCCCTGGTTGTAACTGCCGCCAATATGATCACGTTTTTGCTGGCCTGGGAAATCATGTCTCTCTCCTCCTTTTTCCTGGTCATCCATGACTACCAAACCGCGGAAAACCGAAAAGCCGGCTATCTCTATTTTGTCTTCTCCCATGTGGGAGTCATGTTCATCTTTGCCGCCTTCGGAATCATTTACAGCCAGACCGGCAGCTTCGGATTCGATGCCGCCGGACTCTCTCCGGCATTGAAAATATTGGCTTTCGTTTTCGCGTTCATCGGCTTCGGTTCCAAGGCCGGCGTATTTCCGTTTCATGTCTGGCTGCCCCATGCCCATCCGGCCGCCCCCTCCCACATTTCCGCCGTCATGTCGGGGGTCATGATCAAGACCGGCATTTACGGCATCTTACGAATGTATATGTTCCTTGACCTGCACGCGCCGTCGGTGGGCATCATGGTCCTTGTTTTCGGCATGGTCTCCGGAATTCTGGGTGTGGTTTACGCACTGGGCCAGCACGACCTCAAACGGCTTCTGGCCTACCACAGCGTCGAAAACATCGGCATCATTCTCATCGGCATCGGCATCGGCATCATCGGGGTGGGGGCCAACAATCCGATCATGGCCGTGCTGGGATTCTCCGGCGGGCTGCTGCACGTGCTCAACCACGCAATATTCAAATCGCTGCTGTTCATGGGTGCGGGCGTGGTGCTTCACCAAACCGGAACACGCACCATAGACGCCCTGGGCGGCCTGATGAAAAATATGAAAATCACCGGCATCACCTTTCTGATCGGTTCGCTGGCCATCTCCGGGTTGCCTCCGCTGAACGGTTTCGTCAGTGAATTCTTCATTTACATGGGCAGTTTCCGTGGCATTTCGGCACAAACGGCCGTCTTCGTACCCAGCCTGCTGGCCATCGTCAGCCTGGCGGTTATCGGCGGCCTGGCCCTGGCCTGTTTCACCAAAGTCGTGGGCGTGGTTTTTCAGGGCGAACCGCGAAGCCCGGCCGCCAAAGACGTTACCGAAAAAGGGCCGGCCATGCTGGTTCCCATGGTCCTGTTGGCCGGCGCCTGTGCGGTCATCGGCATCTATCCCGGTGCGTTCATGTTCATGGTTTTAAAAGCAGTGGCGGCTCTGGGACTGGACTACGGCAGAATTCCTTTAGAACCCTTTGCCAGCATGTCGGCCCACATCACCCTGGGCGCGACGATTTTTCTGGCGGTCCTTCTGGGACTTGTGGCCCTGCGTCGATTCTTCTACCAGGGCAAACCCGTCACCCGCAGCGGCACGTGGGGCTGCGGCTTCACCCGGCCAACGACGCGGATGCAATACACAGGCTCTTCTTACGCCGCATCGATCCTGGAATTTTTCAAACCGGCGGCACCCCTTGAAGAAAGCCACCCGCCGGTAAGCGGCCTTTTTCCAAAAAGGACCCATTACCACAGCCATATCCACGATATCGTCGAAAAAAGCCTGGACCCGTTTATCGTGCGCCCGGTCGGTTGGCTGTTCGACCGGCTGCGCTGGATGCAGCACGGAGACATTCACCTGTATATCGGCTACATCCTGCTGGCCATCGTGGTGCTGCTGTTTTTCGTTTAA
- a CDS encoding YkgJ family cysteine cluster protein, with protein sequence MPERETLFLTLDEARDAIARDFFQYPEQLKLLASLVQLVFGDDAYLIQEPNRRFVWLKSSRLKKPMLLPVDQLGEFILKQLDRNLPLPEQMARICTRVFQTPVTPARSKNDQSLPGLRIQTGMDDFICFQCGRCCRNLAYKDGCTVSDYRHWIELGRTDILAWVGTVKQGGEVTACRIWMVPGTNRYADSCPWLKRGDNPNRYICTIHDVRPTICRQYPGTRKHARMTGCPGV encoded by the coding sequence ATGCCCGAACGGGAGACACTTTTCCTTACGCTTGACGAGGCCAGGGATGCCATCGCCCGTGACTTTTTTCAATACCCCGAACAATTGAAACTTCTGGCCTCGTTGGTGCAGCTGGTTTTTGGCGATGACGCCTATCTGATTCAGGAGCCGAACCGCCGGTTCGTATGGCTGAAATCTTCCCGCCTGAAAAAACCGATGCTGCTGCCTGTCGACCAGCTTGGGGAATTCATCCTCAAACAGCTTGACCGAAACCTTCCACTTCCGGAGCAGATGGCCCGGATCTGCACCCGGGTGTTTCAAACCCCTGTGACGCCTGCTCGAAGCAAGAATGATCAATCTTTGCCGGGGCTCCGGATACAAACCGGTATGGACGATTTCATCTGCTTCCAGTGCGGCCGCTGCTGCCGAAATCTGGCGTACAAAGACGGCTGCACCGTGTCCGATTACCGGCACTGGATCGAATTGGGGAGGACTGATATCCTCGCTTGGGTGGGTACGGTCAAGCAGGGGGGCGAGGTTACGGCCTGCCGTATCTGGATGGTCCCGGGAACCAATCGCTATGCGGATTCCTGCCCATGGCTGAAACGCGGTGACAATCCGAACCGATATATCTGCACGATCCATGACGTGCGGCCCACCATCTGCCGCCAGTATCCCGGCACCCGCAAGCATGCCCGCATGACGGGATGCCCGGGGGTCTGA
- a CDS encoding DUF3783 domain-containing protein translates to MKDGTFEKISRSDTPMYGPEKLLLCGFPAGAQSKFAKVLERSGLAQIPIVWANHENAGQTLSALLELPDGTGSGLDSTLPRAVIVSGITENQLHSLMAVCRKSGMQQALWAALTPTSETWALDQLLGELNKERKALSGRKGK, encoded by the coding sequence ATGAAAGACGGTACATTCGAAAAAATCAGCAGATCCGACACGCCCATGTACGGCCCTGAAAAGCTGCTGCTGTGCGGCTTTCCCGCCGGGGCCCAATCCAAATTCGCCAAGGTGCTCGAACGATCCGGTCTTGCACAAATCCCCATTGTCTGGGCCAATCACGAGAATGCCGGGCAAACCCTTTCCGCCTTGCTTGAACTGCCTGATGGCACCGGCAGCGGCCTCGATTCAACGCTTCCCCGGGCGGTGATCGTCTCCGGTATTACCGAAAACCAGCTTCATTCCCTGATGGCTGTCTGCCGCAAGTCGGGAATGCAGCAGGCGTTGTGGGCTGCATTGACGCCAACCTCCGAAACCTGGGCACTGGATCAACTCCTGGGCGAACTGAACAAAGAGAGAAAAGCGCTTTCCGGGAGAAAAGGGAAGTGA
- a CDS encoding PilZ domain-containing protein — MESGEFRRRYERKPYGSEIIFSAKGKAYAGTLKDISLGGAFVMTQAANQVDRGDVAILSIPFTSGKKSVKRKGRILWTNNEGFAIEFF; from the coding sequence ATGGAGTCCGGTGAATTCAGAAGACGGTATGAACGCAAACCCTACGGCAGTGAGATAATCTTTTCGGCAAAAGGGAAAGCCTATGCCGGGACGCTGAAAGACATCTCACTGGGCGGCGCTTTTGTGATGACCCAGGCAGCCAACCAGGTTGACAGGGGGGATGTGGCGATCCTGAGCATACCGTTTACCAGCGGCAAGAAAAGCGTCAAGCGCAAGGGCCGGATTTTGTGGACCAACAACGAAGGTTTCGCGATAGAATTCTTTTAA
- a CDS encoding sulfotransferase produces MNPEGINFFEPIIVVGPGRCGTSLVAGVLHHLGVFMGAEFVSANESNPDGYWEDRSFRDLNQSVLSKKITAHQWDLKIDQLIKERRALQVPWGWKDPRTCHLLNKYRSHLNNPFFIRCRRNPDAIEKSMLKAYAGIGWTLETARSCRQWRESRLDEFLQSHNSLEIEFELLIKNSKNSVAKMIDYLSLPGITKEKFFNSIQFIRRD; encoded by the coding sequence ATGAATCCGGAAGGGATAAATTTTTTCGAACCGATTATCGTTGTTGGACCGGGGCGGTGCGGCACTAGTTTGGTCGCTGGAGTACTGCACCATCTGGGTGTATTTATGGGGGCGGAATTCGTTTCCGCGAACGAATCCAATCCCGATGGATATTGGGAGGATAGATCATTTCGCGACTTGAACCAATCCGTTTTGTCAAAGAAGATCACTGCTCATCAATGGGATTTAAAAATAGACCAGCTAATAAAAGAAAGGCGGGCGCTTCAAGTTCCATGGGGTTGGAAAGACCCAAGGACCTGCCATCTTTTAAATAAATATCGATCGCATTTGAACAACCCGTTTTTTATTCGTTGCAGGCGAAATCCCGATGCTATCGAAAAAAGTATGCTTAAAGCCTACGCAGGCATCGGATGGACACTGGAAACGGCCCGATCATGCCGTCAGTGGAGGGAAAGTAGATTGGATGAATTTCTTCAATCCCATAACTCTTTGGAAATTGAGTTTGAATTGTTAATAAAGAACAGCAAAAACAGTGTTGCAAAAATGATTGATTATTTGTCTCTTCCGGGTATCACCAAAGAAAAATTTTTCAATTCAATTCAGTTCATTAGGCGGGATTGA
- a CDS encoding ATP-binding protein encodes MNAIAPDSSHQNELKQQLRQLESIAALSGGIAHDYNNLLTAIMGNLSLALETMDADAEVTPLIENALAASRIAKTLTRTLITFSKGGLPAKTPTDIVRLVKNTAAFSLSGSNIRCEMVPASGIWPALVDAQQVGQAIHNLMINAAESMPSGGTVSIRFGNTTLDSPNTTLPPGNYVHIAIEDHGFGISIKNIDKIFDPYFSTKGKGEQKGTGLGLSISHSIIAKHGGKITVHSRVGVGSTFHILLPASDPSAKIEPPKKETKTAAQPEKAISGRGKILVMDDEVMILELAGNMLQHLGYEVDFAEEGETAVHKYKSALASSAPYDAVILDLTIKGGMGGEDTIRQLKEIDPSVKAIVSSGYSENPVVANYADYGFCDVVAKPYEMVEFSQKLHRVVNAL; translated from the coding sequence ATGAATGCCATAGCACCCGACTCATCCCACCAGAATGAATTGAAGCAGCAACTGCGTCAGTTGGAATCCATCGCAGCGCTTTCCGGCGGCATCGCACATGATTACAACAACCTGCTTACCGCTATCATGGGCAACCTTTCACTGGCTTTGGAAACCATGGATGCCGATGCTGAGGTCACGCCTCTGATCGAAAACGCCTTGGCAGCATCGCGAATCGCCAAAACCCTGACACGCACGCTGATTACCTTTTCAAAGGGCGGGTTGCCGGCAAAAACCCCTACGGATATCGTCCGGTTGGTGAAAAATACTGCAGCGTTTTCCCTCAGCGGGTCCAACATTCGTTGCGAGATGGTTCCTGCTTCGGGCATCTGGCCCGCACTTGTCGACGCGCAGCAGGTCGGCCAGGCCATTCACAACCTGATGATCAATGCAGCAGAATCCATGCCATCGGGCGGAACCGTTTCGATCCGTTTTGGAAATACAACCCTGGACAGTCCCAACACCACCCTGCCCCCCGGAAACTATGTCCACATTGCCATCGAGGATCATGGGTTCGGCATTTCCATCAAAAACATCGACAAAATATTCGATCCTTACTTTTCGACCAAAGGCAAAGGCGAACAGAAAGGCACCGGCTTAGGCCTTTCCATTTCACATTCCATCATCGCCAAGCATGGTGGAAAAATTACGGTCCACTCACGGGTAGGCGTCGGCAGTACCTTTCACATCCTGCTCCCCGCTTCGGACCCTTCTGCCAAAATCGAACCGCCGAAAAAGGAAACAAAGACCGCGGCTCAGCCGGAAAAGGCGATCTCCGGCCGCGGCAAAATCCTGGTTATGGATGATGAGGTCATGATCCTCGAACTGGCTGGCAACATGCTCCAACATCTGGGATATGAAGTGGATTTCGCCGAAGAGGGAGAGACCGCCGTTCACAAATACAAGTCGGCCCTGGCGTCTTCGGCGCCTTACGACGCCGTCATCTTGGACCTGACCATCAAGGGTGGCATGGGTGGTGAGGATACGATTCGGCAACTCAAGGAGATCGATCCCTCGGTAAAAGCGATCGTCTCCAGCGGCTATTCCGAAAACCCCGTCGTTGCCAATTACGCCGATTACGGGTTTTGTGATGTCGTGGCGAAACCTTACGAGATGGTTGAATTCAGCCAGAAGTTGCACCGGGTAGTCAATGCCCTGTGA